Sequence from the Nymphaea colorata isolate Beijing-Zhang1983 chromosome 9, ASM883128v2, whole genome shotgun sequence genome:
TTTTGTTTACTTCGGATGCGAAATCCATGCATCTGACATTGATCTGACCTGACATGCTTTTGCTAATATGGCAAAAACCCCATGCTAAAATCTATGGTTCATCGGATCTTAAGTCAAACCTACGATTCAAATCTTTACTTTACTTTACTTTTTTTGTATGGAGAAAAAGTCAAGAGTGGGAGAGTTTGATTGTAAATTCGTGGCTTTTAAATcctgaggatctcaaatccgaggctatcaaacgtACCCCTCCCCTCATAGTAGTGTGTTATATCAAACCAAATCTCCTTATTATAAATGCAATCTCACCTAACTTCCTAACCTCAAAATGCCAGAACCACCCACAACTCAcccaatattaaaaaatcataaaccaacTCGGTATAAGAACATGGCACACAAATTGGTAGGTTAATGTATGAAGTCTGCACCTTGCAGTCTTCCAAAGTCTTTGAAGTTATAAATGCCCACGATTCCGAAACGGACCACAAGGGCTTTCAAGTCCAAGTTGATCCAAAACTAAAGTCAATCTTATGGTTCACATCCTTTGCCACAAGTGAAAATAAATGGGGAGTTGTTTTCCCTTTtataaaatgaatataaaaatcataatgGGATGCAAGTAGTGAGTGGAAAGTAAGGATGCTGAAACTCCTAAACGCCATCTTAGAGACAAAACGATTTTTTCAAAAGGGCATAAATAAcgtcttcataaaaaacatcgttttgattttaaaaactgactaaaaaaactaggtttttaCATGACTTGGTTCTCATAAAGTTTAAGAATATCATCTAAGCGCAGCTTTTAGTTCTCGTGAGATAACTTTTTTAAGAATATTATCTAAACACAACCTAAAACCGTGTTTAGATGACACTACAAAGTGCCGCTTTGGAGTGTTTGAGTGACATCAAATCTAGGTTTAAGACAAacccaattttgacaaaacctaGTTTTCAAAAAGAAGTAAAGAACTCGCCCGCTTTGCTTTTAAATTACTCAAACTGGTTTTAAAAAACGATTAAAAACCATTTATATTACTCATCATTTATATTCACAACACTAGTTTTTATGAAACTGTCATCCAAACATACCCTAAGTCTTTAAAAATCAGGTTTCCTCTAATTCTATTGCGTAAACTCTACATTATAATGTTCtctctttaaaaaaatcagGTTTCCTCTAATTCTATTGCGTAAACTCTACAATAATGTTCtctctttaaaaaaatcagGTTTCCTCTAATTCTTTTGCGTAAACTCTACAATAATGTTGTCCCCATAAATGGTGGTTGAAGGTTACTCTTCTACTACCTACAAGTCATTCAGGGAAAcaaatcccaaaaaaaaaaacctgattAGTTAACAAGCAAACACAATTCCTACTGCCAGTTATTTCAAATCTACCTATGAaaaccagaagaagaagaagaagaagaagaagaagaagaagagaaaacatgtttgatcttgaattcttcttttgttggcAAGTTTTAACTAACCTGCAAGCATATGGCACAAGTTGGAGTGCTACCATCCTTTTGTGTCACATCAAAATTGGCTCTGCCCAGCTGCTGGAGGGCTAATAAAGATAGCCCATTTGGAAGGGTCTCAGTATCGAATATGTCTCGGGGCTCCTCCAGATCATTCTCCTGCATTTAACAATTATGCAGACTTAGTGCCAGTGCAGAGAATTTTCCCTAAAAAGCAAGGGTGTATCAGAAAGAGTTGCATTTAGGGCACCGCACACCTGTCTTGGTAGAGTTGCGTAAATTGCTTGAGTCACTCGTTCTTGTACTATTTTTCTGCTCACGTAGCCACAAGAAAATTTTATCTGCACTTTCCAAGGCTGTAACTTAGTTCTATTTGGCAATGGGAGATTAGAGAAgataaatataaacataaagAAAGATCAATCATTTGCGTCGTGTTTGATTGCATAGATAAGAAGTATGAGAACCACAGACATCTGCACCGTACGGGcagacagtttttttttcctgtatttTCAGTCGGATTTGGAAGAATTCgactgaaaattgaaatttttgcaCCTGGATTTATTGTTCCGGCAATCAAATATTGTTCTAAATGACAATGATTAGTATTTACTTGGGGGAGATAAACCCTGGAGAGATCAATGCGAAGAGCCCAAACCACCAAACCTTATTAAACCTTTCTAAGACAATAACTATTAGGAGGCAAATAATTTATCATGTCAATAATGAAAATCTGCAACTAGAAGTCCCTTAGTTTCCCTGTTTTCTTCAAAGCTAATAGTATCATGGCTTGAATGTACTATAAAATCATGCGACTATATCCAAATCATTCCTTATTGATCTTCTTTTCCAAGGTACCCAATGAAGCTCTCCAGCAAAGAGTGCCGTCTTGCTCTTCACATGAAGAGATGGTAACATCTAACCAGGTccaacatgagccattaatgATTTAATTTAATTATTAAGTATATGTGCTCCTTAATTACTCAGTTGGCAGTCCTAAGGGGTTGAGCGTAGCTGGTTGGACCGATAGCACATAAGATGTTGTTCACTAGTTTCATAGGTGACAAAGTCTCTCGGCCCGAGTACAGTTTCCTTAGGTCATGAACACAAAAATCTTGGCAAACAAAGAAGGTATTGAGATAGGACAAGTTCCAATTGACTGCCCAAGTAAGAAACTTTCCTCGACAAATGTCGGTCCGGGGAAGTTGAACTTGTCTTGCGACGACGGGTCGAGCTGTCGATCTCTGATTGGTCTACCACcacttgaaagtaatatttGAAGTTGCCAGATCTTGTTCCCATGAATTATGTTATAGGGAAAAGAAGGTTGCAGGTGAGCTCACATGAAGCCCACATTTGAATGAAAGTCAGAAAAATTGGTAGGAAAGTCATTTTCTTCAACATGTGGACTGCAAATTGAGTGGTTGAGGCTTGAGCCCATAGATAAAAATCCTGCAGCGCCctccttttcctcctctttATTTCAAAAGACACTGGTTTTGAAACCCAGACTGTAGATGATGTCGGCGTCAGTCACCTAACCGTAGTCTTTTAAGCTTGGCACCACTagaaggtaattttttttttttttaatatttgacgGAGTGCGAACAACCTATACAAATGTGAAAAAGTTTTCATGTTCTACAGTAAaattcctgtgcatcaaacgcgCCCTTAAAGATTAAGATGATTTAGATCCATCATCATCTACCTGAATCCAACCCACTTCATTTTGCCCTTGGATCTTGTAATCTGGGGCTAGTGCCGTATGTATTCGTAATCGATATGGGTCGATACACACCGATACTGATGCATGGATCTGTGATCGGATCCACttgggcctttttttttttttcccttgaatGGAGAGTTTGAGATGATACTAACCACTAAGAGTAAAGTGCCTCTGGATTGAGATGGGTGGGAGTTCAAGAAGGCAAGAAAGGAGTCCAGTATCTCCATTGCAAGTATGGCACCAGAGAGGGCTCCAACGCCAATCCCATGAAGGAAGCCCATGTTCTCATCTTTGCCTCCCAGTATGACAACCAATGCTCCAATGATCGAGCCCACTGCAaccaaaatgttaaaaaaaaaaaatgtgtgttaGTTTCTAATTTGCAGGTTTACAAGGTCCAAATATcgataatatataatatttttttctttttgagttttgaacaGTTGATCTATGTTTGCTTAGCAATATAAAAGAGATGGGGAGATTTCGCTTTCCAATGGGCACAGAGGGTCTTCCCCAAGACTTATAACATTACTAAAAAAGGGGGTCTGGTAAACTTGTCTTGCGCAAACaagagataataaaataatgccCCACTTGCAGGCAAATCGAGGCACCATAGATGTCATCTATCGTCAAGTTTATTCCACACAAAGACTCATCCTACAATTCCATGTTGTAAAAACTGGGTTCCTGAATGGAAGAAGTGCAAATCttgcaaaataaaatattattttgaatatatatatatatatactgacaAGTCACGCTGAAAGCAAATTCCGATGGGGCCCATCCGGATCCGACTCTGCTGACGCTCAACAGCATCTAAGAACTCGGTTCGGATctttaaaatttggatccaattaaAAAGATGTGGTTCTATAGATAGATACTAAGCAGATCGACCTCCAATATATGTATTTCCCCTTTTCCATCTCCAGAAAAGTTGAATGCATTCAAGAAGGGCACAGAATCGAATCTAGTGAACCCAAATATAGCAGGACGCTTGTACCATATCCGATCCATTTTGCAGCGCTGGTTGATTCAGAAACCCCTGAGTCCCTGACTTGAACAACCGATCGATCAtgtacgttttttttttttataagaaaggcttttggaaaaaaagatGAACAGACATTGGTAGGTGTTTTTTCAATGTGCATATTTATTTCTACGTTcagaaacaactaaaaaattctaaaactgCAGAAAAGATCTCCCGGACGCTGCAAAATTTCTCAAACTCACCGAAGAACCCGTCAATGTCTGagatcatcatcattttcatgatCAAAGCAATAATCAGAAACGACAATCATTGATTCATCGTCAGAGCTCCGCCCGCCCCCCCAAAAGCGGCAGAAACCGGTGAAGGGCAGCTCCGATTACCCTTCCCCCGTGCAGGGGCCGCCGTTTTCGACGGAGATTCGACGATCAAAACCACGAAGCGAAGCGGAGGCCAATGCCGACGGAAAGGACAGAAACAACGAAGACggaaacagaagaagaagggggGAAGAGAGGAGAAGCAATTAACACATCACCTGTAACGAAAACGCAAGTCAGAAGGGCGTAGATGATCTTCCTCAGAACCGAAATCAGAGCACCGCCGACGCCATCTCTCTGTCTGCTCCCTGCCACGAAGATTGACGAAAGGAAAGTGGGAGGACTCTCCATCGCTTCGCTCTCAGGCTGGTGCAGGGCAAAGATCACGGAGAATTGCgtatttaaagagagagagagagagagcgagcgagacTTGTCCGGATAGATAGACTTCGTGGAGAAGGAAACAAAAGGGAAAGAGCACCAACCCCTTCACCCTCCATTGTTCCAAAGCAAACACGGTCTTTATTAAGAGCGGCGATGCAGAAAGTCAT
This genomic interval carries:
- the LOC116259861 gene encoding NEP1-interacting protein-like 1 produces the protein MESPPTFLSSIFVAGSRQRDGVGGALISVLRKIIYALLTCVFVTVGSIIGALVVILGGKDENMGFLHGIGVGALSGAILAMEILDSFLAFLNSHPSQSRGTLLLVIKFSCGYVSRKIVQERVTQAIYATLPRQENDLEEPRDIFDTETLPNGLSLLALQQLGRANFDVTQKDGSTPTCAICLQDFQQGEDIRKLPLCSHTFHLPCVDAWLARHGTCPLCRRHFGH